A region of the Candidatus Methylomirabilota bacterium genome:
CGAGGACACGACGGGTGACTCGACGAGGCCGATCTATGACTTCCAGCTTGCGGTCGAGCGGGTGCAGGCCGCGGTCGAGACGGCGCGGTCGCTTGCCGTCCCGTTCATGCTGACGGCGAGGGCCGAAAATTTCCTGCACGGCCGCCCCGAGCTCGATGACACCATCCGACGGCTGCAGGCGTTCGAGAAGGCCGGGGCGGACGTCTTGTACGCGCCAGGGCTGAAAGACCTCGCCACGATCCGCACCGTCGTCGCCGCCGTGACCAAGCCGATCAACGTCGTGATGAGTGCCGCCGATCCGTCGATTACGGCCGAGCAGCTGGCCGAAGCCGGCGTCAAGCGCATCAGTGTCGGGGGGGCGCTGTCGCGGCTTGCGCTCGCGGCGTTTCTCAAGGGCGCGCGCGAAATGAAGGACAAGGGCGGGTTCACGTGGATGCGCGACACCATCCCCAGCCGGGAGCTCAAAGCAATCTTCAAACGATGGGAGTGAGACTCGGAGGTGCGTGTGAGCGACAATCGCGCCGTCGTCGTCGATCCGGAAGTGCCGGGCCGTCTCGTCATCCGTCCGGTGGCGGAGCCCGTCCCCGACCGTGGGGAGGCCGTGGTGCGCGTGCGAGCGATCTCGCTCAACCGCGGTGAGGTGCGGCGCTCGGGCATGGCCGCCGCCGGCTGGCGTCCCGGCTGGGACCTGGCCGGCGAGGTCGAGCGTGCTGCCGCCGATGGCTCGGGCCCCCGCGGCGGGGCGCGAGTGGTCGGGCTCCTGCCCGAAGGGGCGTGGGCGCAGCGGGTGGCGGTGCCCACGCACGCGCTGGCCGAGCTGCCCGATAAGGTGACGTTCTCCCAGGCCGCGACCTTTCCCGTGGCCGGCCTCACCGCGCTCCACGCGCTCGCGAAGGGCGGGCTGCTCCTCGGGCGCCGCGTGCTCGTCACCGGCGCGACGGGCGGTGTCGGCGACTTCGCGGTGCAGCTCGCGCGGCTGGCCGGCGCTCGCGTGACGGGGAGTGCCCGACGCGCCGACCAGGCGCCCGCGCTGCGGCAGCGGGGCGCCCACCAGGTGGTCGTGGGCGACGACATTCCGCCCTCACCCAAGTACGATCTCGTCCTCGAGTCCGTGGGCGGACGCACGCTCGGCACGGCCCTGGCCGCCCTCGAGCGCGGCGGCGTGTGCGTCACGTTCGGTGTCTCCGCCGCCGCCGAGGTCACGTTCGACGCGCGGCAGTTCTTCTTCGCCGGCCGGACGACGCTGTACGGCTTCTATCTCTTCAAGGACCTCGGGAGCGAGCCGGCGTCGGTAGGCCTCCGGCGGCTCGCCGACCTCGTGGCGGCGGGGCAGCTGGCGCCCCCCATCAGCCTGGAGCGGCCGTGGAAGGAGATCGGCCAGGTCGCGGACGACCTCATGGCCCGGCGCTTCCCCGGCAAGGCCGTGCTGATACTCGACTGAAAGGAGCGCGTCATGGCCTATCGCATCAACCACGTCCATCTCAAGGCCCCGGACCCGAGGAAGACGGCCGAGTGGTACTCGAGGGCGTTCGGCTTCAAGATCGTCAGCGATGACGTCCGCGTCTTCGGCGACCGCTTCGTCCGCTGCCAGAGCGAGGACGGCGGCATGATGGTGAACATCTCGGGGGCGCGCACGGGCGAGACGCTCGGCCCCGGCGACGCGAGCGCCCATCATGGGCTCGAGCACTTCGGCTTCGACTCGCAGGATATCGAAGCGGACATCGCGCGGCTCGAGGCCCTCGGCGCCCGCCTGCTGGAGGGGCCGATCCAGGTGCCCAACGGCCCCCGCATCGCCTTCCTGCGCGCGCCCGACGATGTCCGCGTCGAGCTGGTCGAGCCCCGGAGGACGGGCATCTCCGGCGGTTGCTGCTGAGCCGCCGCGAACGATGGCCGGAGGCTGCTGCTAAGAGCAGAGGTATTCAGACGGCCGGACATGACCGCCTCGCGAGTGGGAAGCAGGACGCCGAACTCGACCGCCATCTCTACCTCCGCGCGATCAGGCGCCTGGGCCTCGAGAACCCGCTCCGGATCCACGCCGGCCCGGCTCTAGCGGGGGCCCCTGGCCAGCGGTTCCACGGTCACGCGGGCCGTCCCGGCATTGTTGCGGTAGAAGACGGTCCGCAGCCCCGGTAACTCGATCACCGCGTCGTTGACGAAGAGGAACAACTCGCCGGACGTCCGCGCCCCGATCTGGCTCACCAGGCCCCGCGTCGTGGCCGGGCCGGGGCCGGTGTCGACCGGAGTCAGCGCGTAGTCGTCGTTCCCCTGAGAGCCGATGCGCGCGATGGGCCGGAACCAGGACTCTCCCATCCAGCGCCGGAACGGCAGGCCGAGGTACATCGGCGCCGTCATCGCCTCGAGTCCGAAGCCCGTGAGCTCGGGCGGGACGGCGATCGCGCCGTCCTTCCACGGCACGAGCGGCTCGATCTTGATGCGGTAACGCCTTCCCGCCTCGAGGCGTACGCCGCTCGCCCAGCAGAACGCGTCCGTCCGGAACCCGTCCCTGAGGATGGGGCCCGTCGCCACCGCCGCTGTCCCGGTGCCCGTGCACACGAATCCCAGCGAGCTTGTAGTCGCGAACGCCACCCGGCTGAGGCCGGCGAACAGCGCGAAGACGATGACCGCCGCGAAGAACGTCGGCAGCACGTGGCGCTTCCACGTGCGGAAGAGCCGGCGGTACAGGGGGTGCGTGCGAAGGCGGTAGATCCAGTCATCGGGCCACGCGCCCGCCGTGGTCCTGGCCTGCCAGAGGCTCCGCATCCGGTCGCTGATCCGGTATTCGAGGCGACGCCCCGCCACCATCAGAGCGACGACGATGACCGCCCACACCGCGAACCACCCGGGGTTGGCGGCGAACGTCTCCACCCAGTCCTCCACGGCCTCGGGCAGCACGGCGGCGGCGGCGCGGATGGGTCCGGCGAGGAAGCTCCAGGCGCTCGCCCGGGGCGGGTGACTCGTGTGAATCCAGGGAAACAGCGCCAGGTACGCCGACGCGGCCACGGACGCAAAGTACGCGAGGCGGCGGCACCACACGAGGTTCCAGATTCGCTCCTGCAAGTGGGCCCGGCTCACCGCCTCATCGCTGGTCTCGTACGGATTGGCCTTGCCCTGGAGGATGTCGCCCCCGGCCGTGACCACCGCGTAACGGTCGGGAAGCCCGACGGGGGCGTAGCCGCGCGCGCCCCTCCTCAGCCGATGGAAGACGCTCTCGTGGATCTTCGGGAGGTCGATGGTCACCTCGTCGTTGCGCTCGCTCGAGAACTTGTCGCGGGTGAGGTCCGCGAGCTTGCGGGGGCAATAGCGGTAGTACGCCGCCAGTCCGTACCGCGAGTCGTACAGGCGTCCATCCTCGTCTGACGCCAGCCGCACCGCCTCGATCGCCTCCCTGTCCTTCTTGAACTCCAGCCCGCATGCCCTGGCCTCGCCCATCATCCAGTGCAGGGACACGTGAGCGAGGCCGTCGTCGGGATAGCCGCCACCGACGTTGGAGTGCACGCCGGCGAACCACACCTGGCTGATCCTCTCGTTACCGATGTTGGAGACCACCTTCTCGCCCCGCTCCGTCCACAGCACCGGGTGAAAGGTCGTCCGCTCGT
Encoded here:
- a CDS encoding isocitrate lyase/phosphoenolpyruvate mutase family protein, translated to MRTQAEKAAAFRALHERPGAFIIPNPWDAGTARLLASLGFEALATTSLGFANSLGRPDGTNAVSRSEVLENCRMIAGATDLPVNADLENCYAHEPRAAAEMIRLAANAGVVGGSIEDTTGDSTRPIYDFQLAVERVQAAVETARSLAVPFMLTARAENFLHGRPELDDTIRRLQAFEKAGADVLYAPGLKDLATIRTVVAAVTKPINVVMSAADPSITAEQLAEAGVKRISVGGALSRLALAAFLKGAREMKDKGGFTWMRDTIPSRELKAIFKRWE
- a CDS encoding zinc-binding dehydrogenase is translated as MSDNRAVVVDPEVPGRLVIRPVAEPVPDRGEAVVRVRAISLNRGEVRRSGMAAAGWRPGWDLAGEVERAAADGSGPRGGARVVGLLPEGAWAQRVAVPTHALAELPDKVTFSQAATFPVAGLTALHALAKGGLLLGRRVLVTGATGGVGDFAVQLARLAGARVTGSARRADQAPALRQRGAHQVVVGDDIPPSPKYDLVLESVGGRTLGTALAALERGGVCVTFGVSAAAEVTFDARQFFFAGRTTLYGFYLFKDLGSEPASVGLRRLADLVAAGQLAPPISLERPWKEIGQVADDLMARRFPGKAVLILD
- a CDS encoding VOC family protein → MAYRINHVHLKAPDPRKTAEWYSRAFGFKIVSDDVRVFGDRFVRCQSEDGGMMVNISGARTGETLGPGDASAHHGLEHFGFDSQDIEADIARLEALGARLLEGPIQVPNGPRIAFLRAPDDVRVELVEPRRTGISGGCC
- a CDS encoding DUF2235 domain-containing protein translates to MTAKGAIHGKKIKRIVVLSDGTGNSAAKVWRTNVWRLYQALDLSNGRQVALYDDGVGSSTFKPLAMLGGAFGWGLKRNVLDLYRFVCRNWQDDAELYGFGFSRGAFTIRVLMGLVANEGLVPVESEAQLHRDAAAAYRSYRRRYTTALGLLVRSLRALRDPVIDGWNRLLRHSAYEPAKNRQVPVIKFLGLWDSVAAYGLPIEEMTRGVSLWLWPLSLPDRKLHGKVERARHALALDDERTTFHPVLWTERGEKVVSNIGNERISQVWFAGVHSNVGGGYPDDGLAHVSLHWMMGEARACGLEFKKDREAIEAVRLASDEDGRLYDSRYGLAAYYRYCPRKLADLTRDKFSSERNDEVTIDLPKIHESVFHRLRRGARGYAPVGLPDRYAVVTAGGDILQGKANPYETSDEAVSRAHLQERIWNLVWCRRLAYFASVAASAYLALFPWIHTSHPPRASAWSFLAGPIRAAAAVLPEAVEDWVETFAANPGWFAVWAVIVVALMVAGRRLEYRISDRMRSLWQARTTAGAWPDDWIYRLRTHPLYRRLFRTWKRHVLPTFFAAVIVFALFAGLSRVAFATTSSLGFVCTGTGTAAVATGPILRDGFRTDAFCWASGVRLEAGRRYRIKIEPLVPWKDGAIAVPPELTGFGLEAMTAPMYLGLPFRRWMGESWFRPIARIGSQGNDDYALTPVDTGPGPATTRGLVSQIGARTSGELFLFVNDAVIELPGLRTVFYRNNAGTARVTVEPLARGPR